A single window of Vibrio sp. HB236076 DNA harbors:
- the coaBC gene encoding bifunctional phosphopantothenoylcysteine decarboxylase/phosphopantothenate--cysteine ligase CoaBC, which produces MKTLEGKNIVLGITGGIAAYKCAELTRRLTERGAAVKVVMTAAAKEFITPLTMQAVSGHPVADSLLDPAAEASMGHIEFAKWADLILVAPASADAIARITAGMGNDLLTTLILASEAPLAIAPAMNQQMYRNLATQDNLTTLQRRGVQLWGPASGEQACGDIGPGRMLEPMDLVARCEHFFAPKPFAGIEVLISAGPTREAIDPVRYITNHSSGKMGYALASAAQQLGAKVTLISGPVNLACPNGVERIWVDSAEDMYQAVMEQAVRHQVFISCAAVADYRPMIVAEQKMKKTADNDHLVIEMVKNPDIVASVAALTKQRPFTVGFAAETQDVARYAQDKLARKNLDMICANDVSVQGQGFNSDNNAMTLYWPQGQKALSLESKHNLSFAILSQVHDLYRQAKS; this is translated from the coding sequence ATGAAGACATTAGAAGGAAAAAACATCGTTTTGGGCATTACAGGGGGCATTGCCGCCTATAAATGTGCGGAGCTGACCCGCCGATTAACAGAAAGAGGCGCGGCGGTGAAAGTTGTAATGACAGCAGCGGCCAAAGAGTTCATTACCCCATTAACGATGCAAGCGGTGTCTGGCCACCCAGTCGCCGACAGTTTGCTCGACCCAGCGGCAGAAGCATCGATGGGTCATATCGAGTTTGCCAAGTGGGCGGATTTAATCTTGGTCGCTCCGGCCAGTGCCGATGCGATTGCGAGAATCACTGCCGGCATGGGTAACGATTTATTAACCACCTTAATTCTTGCCAGTGAGGCTCCCCTCGCCATTGCTCCTGCCATGAATCAGCAAATGTATCGTAACTTGGCCACTCAAGATAACCTGACCACCCTGCAACGCCGTGGCGTCCAGTTGTGGGGCCCCGCCAGTGGTGAGCAAGCGTGTGGTGATATCGGCCCTGGTCGCATGCTAGAGCCCATGGATTTAGTCGCACGTTGTGAGCATTTTTTTGCGCCTAAACCCTTTGCAGGCATCGAGGTGCTCATCTCTGCCGGTCCGACTCGTGAGGCGATTGATCCTGTGCGATACATTACTAACCACAGCTCAGGTAAAATGGGCTACGCGTTAGCCTCTGCCGCGCAACAATTGGGGGCGAAAGTAACACTGATCAGCGGCCCGGTTAATCTCGCTTGCCCAAATGGTGTTGAACGCATTTGGGTCGACAGTGCAGAAGACATGTACCAAGCGGTGATGGAACAAGCCGTAAGACATCAGGTGTTCATCAGTTGTGCCGCCGTGGCAGACTATCGGCCGATGATCGTCGCAGAGCAAAAAATGAAAAAGACCGCAGACAACGATCACTTAGTCATTGAAATGGTCAAAAACCCCGATATTGTTGCCAGTGTCGCCGCGTTAACCAAGCAGCGCCCGTTTACGGTCGGTTTTGCCGCGGAAACACAAGACGTGGCACGATATGCCCAAGATAAATTGGCAAGAAAAAACCTCGATATGATCTGTGCCAATGATGTTTCAGTACAAGGGCAAGGGTTTAACAGTGACAACAACGCAATGACCTTGTATTGGCCGCAAGGACAAAAAGCCCTGTCACTGGAGAGTAAGCACAACTTGAGCTTTGCTATTTTATCGCAAGTCCACGACTTGTATCGCCAAGCCAAGTCATAA
- the slmA gene encoding nucleoid occlusion factor SlmA, which yields MAGTKKNNRRDEILQALAHMLESSDGASRITTAKLAKQVGVSEAALYRHFPSKARMFEGLIEFIEETLFPRINLILDEEKDTMQRLRLTLQLILTFAERNPGLTRILSGHALMFENARLRDRINQLFERLEMQIRQILRERQLREGVAFSVSENVLAAQLLGQVEGSLNRFVRSDFKYQPTANFEQYWTLLSEQLK from the coding sequence ATGGCGGGTACTAAGAAAAATAATCGTCGTGATGAGATTTTACAAGCTTTAGCCCATATGCTGGAATCGTCCGACGGCGCTTCTCGCATTACCACGGCAAAACTTGCCAAACAAGTTGGGGTATCTGAAGCGGCACTTTATCGACACTTTCCCAGCAAAGCCCGTATGTTTGAAGGCTTAATTGAGTTTATCGAAGAAACCTTGTTTCCACGTATCAACCTGATTTTGGATGAAGAAAAGGACACAATGCAACGTTTGCGCTTAACTCTTCAGCTCATTCTTACCTTTGCAGAACGTAACCCTGGCTTGACACGCATTTTATCGGGTCATGCTTTAATGTTTGAAAATGCTCGTCTGCGCGATCGGATCAATCAACTGTTTGAACGCTTAGAGATGCAAATTCGCCAAATATTGCGCGAGCGACAATTGAGAGAAGGCGTGGCCTTTAGCGTCAGTGAAAACGTGTTAGCGGCCCAATTGCTCGGTCAAGTCGAAGGCAGTTTGAATCGCTTTGTCCGATCGGACTTTAAATATCAGCCAACCGCAAACTTTGAGCAATATTGGACTTTACTGAGTGAACAACTGAAATAA
- the cysE gene encoding serine O-acetyltransferase: MKHCEKQKVWRTIVSEARELSEQEPMLGSFYHATIIKHDSLCAALSYILANKLNTPSMPAMAVREVVEEAFAADPSITDSAACDICATVTRDPAVNLYSMPLLYLKGYHALQGYRVANWLWNQGRYALATYLQNQISVACQVDIHPAARIGKGIMLDHATGIVIGETAVVENDVSILQDVTLGGTGKECGDRHPKIREGVMIGAGAKILGNIEVGEGAKIGSCSVVLQAVPPHTTVAGVPAKIVGRPQSEKPSLDMDQAFNGKNKQFMYGDGI; encoded by the coding sequence ATGAAACATTGTGAAAAACAAAAAGTATGGCGCACTATCGTCAGCGAAGCCCGCGAACTTTCTGAGCAAGAGCCGATGCTCGGCAGTTTTTATCACGCGACGATCATTAAACACGACAGTTTGTGTGCTGCTTTGAGTTACATTCTCGCCAACAAACTCAATACCCCATCCATGCCAGCCATGGCAGTGCGCGAAGTCGTTGAAGAGGCGTTTGCCGCCGATCCAAGCATCACAGACTCCGCCGCTTGTGATATTTGCGCTACCGTGACACGCGACCCTGCCGTTAACTTGTATTCTATGCCTTTGTTGTATCTCAAAGGCTATCACGCTCTGCAAGGCTATCGCGTCGCCAATTGGCTTTGGAATCAAGGTCGTTATGCACTGGCCACGTATTTACAAAACCAAATTTCAGTGGCGTGCCAGGTCGATATCCACCCAGCGGCCAGAATCGGTAAAGGCATCATGCTTGATCACGCGACGGGGATTGTCATTGGTGAAACCGCCGTGGTCGAAAACGATGTTTCGATTTTGCAAGATGTCACCTTAGGGGGAACGGGTAAAGAATGCGGCGACCGCCACCCGAAAATCCGCGAAGGGGTCATGATTGGCGCGGGAGCCAAAATATTGGGCAATATCGAAGTTGGCGAAGGCGCCAAGATAGGATCGTGTTCAGTCGTGTTACAAGCGGTTCCACCCCACACGACCGTGGCGGGTGTCCCAGCTAAAATCGTTGGTCGCCCACAAAGTGAAAAGCCCTCTTTGGATATGGATCAAGCCTTTAACGGCAAAAACAAGCAGTTTATGTATGGAGATGGCATCTAG
- the gpmM gene encoding 2,3-bisphosphoglycerate-independent phosphoglycerate mutase has protein sequence MSAKKPIALVILDGYGHREELESNAVANAHTPVMDSLMAECPNTLITASGLDVGLPDGQMGNSEVGHTNIGAGRVVYQDLTRISKSIQDGEFTETPALVEAIDSAVKADKAVHIMGLMSPGGVHAHEDHIYAAVEMAIARGAQKVFLHCFLDGRDTPPRSASATLKRFDELFEKSGKGRIASLIGRFYAMDRDNNWDRVQQAYDLMTQGKAEFTFASAMEGLEAAYQREENDEFVKSTLIQAEGQESSAIQDGDSVIFMNYRADRARQITRTFVPEFDGFERAVFPSINFVMLTEYAADIPLTTAFPPASLENTYGEWISKQGHTQLRISETEKYAHVTFFFNGGAEQEFTGESRQIVPSPKVATYDLKPEMSSYELTDQLVAAIKSGEFDSIICNYPSPDMVGHTGVYEAAVKAIEVVDECLGKVVAAIREVGGQMLVTADHGNAEMMVDPKTGGAHTAHTNLPVPLVYVGEKAIELRDGGRLSDLTPTMLALKDLPQPEEMTGESLVK, from the coding sequence ATGTCTGCGAAGAAGCCAATCGCTTTAGTAATTCTCGATGGTTATGGCCATCGCGAAGAATTAGAGAGCAATGCGGTTGCCAATGCTCATACCCCAGTGATGGATTCACTGATGGCGGAATGCCCAAACACCCTAATTACAGCGTCAGGCCTTGATGTTGGTCTTCCTGATGGCCAAATGGGTAACTCTGAAGTTGGCCACACCAACATCGGTGCTGGTCGAGTGGTGTATCAAGACTTAACTCGCATCAGTAAATCTATCCAAGACGGTGAGTTTACTGAGACGCCGGCACTGGTTGAAGCGATTGATTCTGCTGTGAAAGCCGACAAAGCTGTTCACATCATGGGTTTGATGTCACCTGGTGGCGTACATGCGCATGAAGATCACATCTATGCGGCGGTTGAAATGGCCATTGCTCGCGGCGCGCAAAAAGTGTTCCTTCACTGCTTCCTAGACGGTCGTGATACACCACCGCGCAGTGCCTCTGCCACGCTTAAACGCTTTGATGAGTTGTTTGAGAAAAGCGGAAAAGGTCGTATTGCTTCATTGATTGGTCGTTTTTATGCGATGGACCGTGACAACAACTGGGATCGCGTGCAACAAGCTTACGACTTAATGACACAAGGTAAAGCAGAGTTTACTTTTGCGTCTGCGATGGAAGGGTTGGAAGCGGCGTACCAACGCGAAGAAAACGATGAGTTTGTTAAATCGACGCTAATCCAAGCCGAAGGCCAAGAGTCTTCTGCTATCCAAGATGGCGACAGCGTTATCTTTATGAACTATCGCGCTGACCGTGCACGTCAAATCACTCGTACTTTTGTCCCTGAGTTTGATGGCTTTGAACGCGCGGTATTCCCAAGCATCAACTTTGTGATGTTAACCGAATACGCTGCCGACATTCCGTTGACGACAGCGTTCCCGCCAGCGTCCCTTGAAAACACCTACGGCGAGTGGATCTCTAAGCAAGGTCACACACAATTGCGCATCTCTGAAACAGAGAAATACGCCCACGTTACCTTCTTCTTTAACGGTGGTGCAGAGCAAGAGTTTACTGGTGAAAGCCGTCAGATCGTTCCGTCACCGAAAGTGGCCACGTACGATCTTAAACCAGAAATGAGTTCTTACGAATTAACCGATCAATTAGTTGCCGCGATTAAATCGGGTGAGTTCGACAGTATCATCTGTAACTACCCAAGCCCAGATATGGTAGGCCACACTGGCGTTTATGAAGCCGCGGTCAAAGCCATTGAAGTGGTTGATGAGTGTCTTGGTAAAGTCGTCGCTGCGATTCGCGAAGTGGGCGGTCAAATGCTGGTTACCGCCGATCACGGCAACGCTGAAATGATGGTCGACCCTAAAACGGGTGGGGCACACACTGCGCACACCAACTTGCCCGTTCCTCTGGTTTACGTTGGTGAAAAAGCCATTGAGTTGCGAGATGGCGGCCGTTTGTCCGACTTGACACCAACCATGTTGGCTCTAAAAGACCTACCACAACCTGAAGAAATGACAGGTGAATCTCTGGTTAAATAA
- the rpmG gene encoding 50S ribosomal protein L33, with amino-acid sequence MAKGIREKIRLVSSAGTGHFYTTDKNKRNMPSKFEIKKFDPVVRKHVVYKEAKIK; translated from the coding sequence ATGGCTAAAGGCATTCGTGAAAAAATTCGTCTAGTATCTTCTGCAGGTACTGGTCACTTTTACACTACTGACAAAAACAAACGTAACATGCCAAGCAAGTTCGAGATCAAGAAATTTGATCCGGTTGTTCGCAAACACGTTGTTTACAAAGAAGCAAAAATTAAGTAA
- a CDS encoding DMT family transporter, with amino-acid sequence MSFGYFCILISTLFFSSIEIVLKLVSADFNPLELNFLRFAIGSAMLFPLALRSLKRLNMRIEARHWPRFLFTGFLCVVVSMTCFQLAISYTQASIVAILFSCNAVFVIPLAHVLLKQTMNWVSVGSLLLSVVGMIFILNPEHMPNTTGVILALLSALAFALYGITGQVGQKKYGYNGLVLTFFSFFAGSLEMLLLMSLTHLPIVSEGLTSLGLAQFSQLPIIAGISWQSLPTLIYLGIFATGFGYACYFMAMERTSAATTSVIFYIKPALAPILALPILGEVLHINTVIGIGFIIAGSALMLCAKPLIQWRNNLRTRRLLHNESQWG; translated from the coding sequence ATGAGTTTTGGTTATTTTTGCATCTTGATTTCAACCTTGTTTTTCAGCTCGATTGAAATTGTCTTAAAACTCGTCTCCGCTGACTTTAATCCCCTTGAGCTTAATTTTCTTCGCTTCGCCATTGGGTCTGCGATGCTTTTTCCTTTGGCCCTACGCAGCCTAAAACGTCTCAACATGCGTATTGAAGCCCGCCATTGGCCGCGGTTTCTCTTTACGGGCTTTTTGTGTGTTGTGGTTAGCATGACCTGTTTTCAACTGGCCATCAGTTACACTCAAGCCTCTATTGTCGCGATTTTATTCAGTTGTAATGCCGTGTTCGTCATTCCGCTTGCCCATGTATTACTGAAACAAACCATGAATTGGGTCAGTGTCGGTTCGTTGCTATTAAGTGTGGTTGGGATGATCTTTATTCTCAACCCTGAACACATGCCGAACACAACAGGAGTGATATTGGCATTGCTCTCTGCTTTGGCTTTCGCGCTCTATGGTATTACAGGCCAAGTCGGGCAAAAAAAGTACGGCTACAATGGCCTAGTGCTGACGTTTTTCAGTTTTTTCGCCGGTTCACTGGAAATGCTGCTATTAATGTCACTGACGCACCTCCCTATCGTATCAGAGGGTTTGACGAGCTTGGGACTGGCTCAATTTAGTCAACTGCCAATCATTGCTGGGATTAGCTGGCAAAGTTTACCTACGTTAATCTATTTGGGTATTTTTGCGACGGGCTTTGGCTACGCTTGTTACTTTATGGCGATGGAGCGCACCTCTGCCGCGACAACGTCAGTCATTTTTTATATCAAGCCCGCGTTAGCCCCCATTCTGGCTTTGCCCATTCTCGGCGAAGTTTTACACATCAATACCGTAATTGGCATCGGCTTTATCATTGCCGGCTCAGCATTAATGCTTTGTGCTAAACCCTTAATCCAGTGGCGAAACAATTTGCGCACACGCCGCCTACTCCACAACGAATCTCAGTGGGGATAA
- the gpsA gene encoding NAD(P)H-dependent glycerol-3-phosphate dehydrogenase yields the protein MSNATETSALISTHHMSVIGAGSYGTALAISLARNKANILLWGHNPEKMATLAQQRCNQEFLPDITFPDSLTIESDLKAAVQASRDLLVVVPSHVFADVLQQIKPYLRPDSRLCWATKGLEPESGRLLQDVAKEVLGDHYPLAVLSGPTFAKELAQGLPTAISVASPDADFLADLQETIHCQKAFRVYANHDFIGMQLGGAVKNVIAIGAGMSDGIGFGANARTALITRGLAEMSRLGSALGAQPESFMGMAGLGDLVLTCTDNQSRNRRFGLALGQGKDVVSAQHDIGQVVEGYRNTKEVWLLAQREQVEMPIVEQIYQVLYLGKDARQAAQDLLARDKKAEV from the coding sequence ATGAGCAATGCGACAGAAACCTCAGCGCTTATTTCTACTCACCATATGTCCGTGATTGGCGCGGGCTCATACGGTACTGCCTTAGCGATTTCACTGGCGCGCAATAAAGCCAATATCCTCCTTTGGGGCCACAACCCAGAAAAAATGGCCACTTTGGCACAACAGCGATGCAATCAAGAGTTTTTACCTGACATCACTTTCCCCGACTCACTCACCATTGAAAGTGATTTAAAAGCGGCGGTACAAGCCAGTCGCGATCTTTTAGTGGTGGTACCCAGCCATGTGTTCGCCGATGTTCTGCAGCAAATCAAGCCTTACCTGCGTCCAGACTCTCGCCTTTGTTGGGCAACAAAGGGGTTAGAACCAGAAAGCGGTCGTTTATTACAAGATGTTGCAAAAGAGGTACTTGGCGACCACTACCCTCTGGCGGTATTATCGGGACCAACGTTTGCCAAAGAGTTAGCTCAAGGCCTGCCAACCGCGATCTCTGTTGCTTCACCTGATGCTGATTTTCTCGCGGATTTGCAAGAGACGATTCACTGTCAAAAAGCGTTTCGAGTTTACGCCAATCACGACTTTATTGGCATGCAATTGGGTGGTGCCGTTAAAAACGTGATCGCCATTGGTGCGGGTATGTCTGATGGGATTGGTTTTGGCGCCAATGCTCGTACCGCGCTCATTACACGAGGCTTGGCAGAAATGTCACGTTTAGGCAGTGCACTCGGTGCACAACCTGAGTCCTTTATGGGGATGGCTGGGCTGGGCGATCTCGTGTTGACCTGCACCGACAACCAATCGCGCAATCGCCGGTTCGGTTTAGCGCTAGGCCAAGGCAAGGACGTTGTCAGTGCGCAACACGATATTGGCCAGGTTGTTGAAGGCTATCGCAACACCAAAGAAGTCTGGCTATTGGCACAACGAGAACAAGTTGAAATGCCCATTGTTGAGCAAATCTATCAAGTATTGTATCTAGGGAAAGACGCGCGCCAAGCTGCACAGGATTTATTGGCCCGCGATAAAAAAGCCGAAGTGTAG
- the rpmB gene encoding 50S ribosomal protein L28, whose protein sequence is MSRVCQVTGKRPVTGNNRSHARNATKRRFLPNLQTHRFWVESEKRFVKLRLTAKGMRIIDKKGIETVLADIRARGENV, encoded by the coding sequence ATGTCCCGAGTATGCCAAGTAACTGGTAAGCGTCCAGTAACGGGTAACAACCGTTCACACGCACGAAATGCTACTAAGCGTCGTTTTCTGCCGAACCTACAAACTCATCGTTTCTGGGTAGAGAGCGAAAAACGTTTTGTTAAACTACGTCTGACTGCCAAAGGCATGCGTATCATCGACAAGAAAGGTATCGAAACCGTTCTTGCTGATATCCGTGCACGTGGCGAAAACGTTTAA
- a CDS encoding DMT family transporter, with protein MGYEYLALGAAFLWAVSTLLSVQPASHLGSFAYSRWRMACSALMLSLLAWWTGGWQSFEAWALLPMALSGITGIFIGDTALFACFNRMGPRQAGLLFSCHAVFSALLGYWIFSETMTAWELFAALLVFSGVVTAIFFRSKKPTHQLENLKGSMVVGVSLGLLSALCQALGGIFAKPVVDTGGIDPIAASAIRMITAFVAHGALWLLGFKVTRALRPINVRIFAMTVLNALLAMVIGMTLILFALQKGDVGMVALLSSMTPIMLLPLLWFYTKQQPSIYAWCGAIIAVIGSAILVS; from the coding sequence ATGGGGTATGAATATCTCGCTCTTGGTGCGGCCTTTTTATGGGCGGTGTCCACGTTACTGTCGGTGCAGCCGGCCTCTCACCTTGGTTCATTTGCTTACAGTCGCTGGCGTATGGCCTGCAGTGCGCTCATGCTCTCACTACTCGCTTGGTGGACGGGAGGGTGGCAAAGTTTTGAGGCTTGGGCATTATTGCCCATGGCTTTATCTGGGATAACGGGCATTTTTATCGGCGACACGGCATTATTTGCTTGTTTTAACCGCATGGGGCCGCGACAAGCGGGGCTGTTATTCTCGTGCCACGCTGTTTTCTCAGCATTATTGGGCTATTGGATTTTTTCTGAGACCATGACGGCTTGGGAGTTATTTGCCGCACTCTTAGTGTTTTCTGGTGTCGTAACGGCGATTTTCTTTCGCAGTAAGAAACCCACTCATCAACTAGAAAACCTCAAAGGCTCAATGGTCGTTGGTGTCTCTCTAGGTCTACTTTCTGCACTGTGCCAAGCCCTAGGGGGGATATTTGCCAAACCTGTGGTGGATACCGGGGGGATTGATCCGATCGCGGCATCTGCCATTCGCATGATTACGGCCTTTGTCGCTCATGGTGCTTTGTGGCTGCTCGGCTTTAAAGTCACTCGGGCATTGCGCCCCATTAACGTGCGTATATTCGCCATGACAGTCCTCAATGCCTTACTGGCCATGGTGATTGGTATGACCTTAATCCTGTTCGCCCTGCAAAAAGGCGATGTCGGTATGGTGGCGTTATTATCCTCAATGACCCCGATCATGTTGTTGCCTTTGTTGTGGTTTTACACCAAACAGCAACCGAGTATTTACGCTTGGTGCGGCGCCATTATCGCAGTGATTGGCAGTGCTATATTGGTCAGTTAG
- a CDS encoding rhodanese-like domain-containing protein, with amino-acid sequence MQEYIDFFQNNMILSLVWLGLLIAVISMTIKTSSAAYKTISAHQVTHLINKEEGVVVDIRSKEDFKRGHIIDSYHVLPTDIKEARYPSLEKKKQSPIILVCKLGNTAQQSANELVKAGFENVHVLKGGISSWQEANLPLIRGKK; translated from the coding sequence ATGCAAGAGTATATTGATTTTTTCCAAAACAACATGATTCTTTCCTTGGTATGGTTAGGTCTATTGATCGCCGTTATTTCAATGACGATCAAAACAAGCAGTGCAGCTTACAAAACCATTAGTGCTCATCAAGTGACGCACCTTATCAACAAAGAAGAAGGGGTAGTAGTCGATATCCGCAGTAAAGAAGACTTTAAACGTGGTCATATCATTGACTCATATCACGTTTTACCAACGGATATCAAAGAAGCTCGCTACCCAAGCCTTGAAAAGAAAAAACAAAGCCCCATCATCTTAGTATGTAAATTGGGCAATACCGCACAACAAAGTGCCAACGAATTAGTCAAAGCGGGCTTTGAAAATGTTCACGTTCTAAAAGGCGGCATCAGCAGCTGGCAAGAAGCGAACCTGCCTCTGATTCGCGGGAAAAAATAA
- the radC gene encoding DNA repair protein RadC, with the protein MPREKLLHFGAQVLTDSELLAIFLRTGYQGTSVMALSESLIEHFGCLRDLFSAPMDEFCQHRGLGAVKYAQLQAVLEMSSRYFAESLERGEALTSPQHTRCYLSAKLRDRTREVFFVLFLDNQHRVIGEEILFEGTIDSASVYPREVVKQALAHNAAALILAHNHPSGVAEPSQADRRITDRLVDALGLVDIRILDHFVVGDGELVSFAERGWI; encoded by the coding sequence ATGCCGAGGGAAAAACTCCTCCATTTCGGGGCTCAAGTTCTGACCGACAGCGAGCTGCTAGCGATTTTTTTACGCACCGGTTATCAAGGTACATCGGTGATGGCTTTATCTGAGTCCTTGATTGAGCACTTTGGTTGTTTGCGCGATTTGTTCAGCGCACCGATGGATGAGTTTTGCCAGCACCGGGGGTTAGGCGCGGTTAAGTACGCGCAACTGCAAGCGGTTTTGGAAATGTCATCACGCTATTTTGCGGAAAGCCTTGAGCGGGGGGAGGCCTTGACCAGTCCTCAACACACCCGCTGTTATTTGAGTGCCAAATTACGAGATCGGACGCGAGAGGTCTTCTTTGTGTTGTTTCTTGACAATCAACACCGAGTGATTGGCGAAGAAATTTTATTTGAAGGCACGATAGATTCGGCCAGTGTGTATCCTCGTGAGGTCGTCAAGCAGGCACTAGCCCATAATGCGGCGGCGCTGATTCTGGCGCATAACCATCCGTCGGGAGTAGCCGAGCCCAGTCAAGCTGACCGGCGCATCACCGACCGACTGGTCGATGCCTTGGGGTTAGTGGATATTCGAATATTGGACCACTTTGTGGTTGGCGATGGCGAATTGGTGTCTTTTGCTGAGCGAGGGTGGATTTAA
- a CDS encoding murein hydrolase activator EnvC, translated as MTSRLMMKIRFTTPKPIGLCMALALGLPLVSAPVIAANQNELSGVKNEITHQQRQISSQSKQLDQLQAELKKQELEISAINRTIAKQEGTRDQANQKLTDIERQIGLLTDKENEQKEQLEALVKSYYLMEKAKDATHILRPSESEDRISQYFQYLAASRAQALASLEDTQKQLTAQQQAAQRERERLDKAIAELKQKRQDLAKTRSSRQNTIKGIQGKISQGQNYLNELKKNEQRLKTAIAEAKRRSQVAMDGLSRQKGRLPWPIKGRLLHRYGTLQSGEIRWKGIVIAAQYQQKVSAVYSGTVVFADYLRGYGLVVLIDHGKGDMTLYGYNQTLMKKAGDKVQAGDTIALAGDTGGQSEPSVYFEIRRNSQANNPLNWLD; from the coding sequence ATGACGTCACGATTAATGATGAAAATTCGCTTCACGACACCTAAGCCGATCGGGCTTTGTATGGCTCTTGCCTTGGGGTTACCCTTGGTGAGCGCCCCAGTCATCGCCGCTAACCAAAATGAACTCAGTGGCGTCAAGAATGAGATTACCCATCAGCAACGTCAAATTAGCTCACAAAGCAAGCAGCTTGACCAGTTGCAAGCCGAACTCAAAAAGCAAGAACTGGAAATTTCAGCCATTAATCGCACCATCGCTAAACAGGAAGGCACTCGAGATCAAGCGAACCAAAAGCTGACCGACATCGAACGCCAGATTGGGTTACTGACAGACAAAGAAAACGAACAAAAAGAGCAACTCGAGGCGTTAGTTAAATCTTACTACTTAATGGAAAAGGCCAAAGATGCCACCCATATTCTGCGCCCAAGTGAGTCCGAAGACCGAATTAGTCAATACTTTCAGTATCTTGCTGCTTCACGAGCACAAGCACTTGCCTCTTTAGAAGACACTCAAAAACAACTGACAGCGCAGCAACAAGCCGCTCAACGGGAAAGAGAGCGACTCGATAAAGCCATTGCTGAGCTAAAACAAAAACGTCAAGACCTGGCTAAGACCCGATCTTCACGACAAAATACCATTAAGGGCATTCAAGGCAAAATCAGCCAAGGTCAAAACTATCTCAACGAGCTGAAAAAAAATGAGCAGCGCCTCAAAACGGCCATTGCTGAAGCCAAGCGACGAAGTCAAGTTGCCATGGATGGACTCAGCCGTCAGAAAGGCCGACTGCCTTGGCCTATCAAAGGACGTTTGTTGCATCGTTATGGCACGCTGCAATCCGGAGAAATACGCTGGAAAGGCATCGTCATTGCCGCGCAATACCAGCAAAAAGTCAGTGCAGTATACTCTGGTACCGTCGTCTTTGCCGACTACTTACGCGGCTACGGTCTCGTAGTGCTCATCGACCATGGTAAAGGGGATATGACACTTTACGGCTACAATCAAACCTTAATGAAAAAAGCCGGTGATAAGGTGCAAGCCGGCGACACCATCGCGTTAGCCGGTGATACCGGGGGCCAATCTGAGCCTTCGGTCTATTTTGAAATACGCCGTAATAGCCAAGCCAACAACCCGCTTAATTGGTTAGATTAA
- the secB gene encoding protein-export chaperone SecB, protein MADAAPQEEQNFVIQRIFLKDVSFEAPNSPTMFQKDWNPDVKLDLDTQSRELGEGVYEVILRLTVTVKNAEETAFLCEVQQGGIFTASNMEAGQLAHCLGAFCPNILFPYARETISSLVVKGTFPQLNLAPVNFDALFMNYLQQQAGEGEANA, encoded by the coding sequence ATGGCTGATGCAGCACCACAAGAAGAACAAAACTTCGTCATTCAACGTATTTTTCTAAAAGACGTTTCTTTTGAAGCGCCTAACTCTCCAACCATGTTCCAAAAAGATTGGAACCCAGATGTGAAGTTAGACCTGGATACTCAAAGCCGTGAGCTGGGTGAAGGGGTGTACGAAGTCATTCTTCGTCTTACGGTGACAGTCAAAAACGCCGAAGAAACCGCCTTCTTATGTGAAGTTCAACAAGGTGGTATCTTTACCGCGAGCAACATGGAAGCCGGTCAGCTCGCACATTGCTTAGGCGCATTCTGCCCGAACATCTTGTTCCCATACGCACGTGAAACCATTTCTAGCCTAGTGGTTAAAGGGACTTTCCCACAATTGAACCTAGCGCCGGTTAATTTTGACGCTTTGTTTATGAACTACCTGCAGCAACAAGCTGGCGAAGGTGAGGCAAACGCCTAA